The following proteins are co-located in the Mesorhizobium sp. M1E.F.Ca.ET.045.02.1.1 genome:
- a CDS encoding amidase: MSIERVLWEEDATGLAGLVHKGDISAQELVDAAIARAEATRLDINAIATPLYDAARARAKAIDRKLPLAGVPFALKDLGIGIKGVPIHGGSRIPAFTADYNSVMVERYLAAGLIPIATSTSPEHGLRLMTESARFGITRNPWNNGHTTGGSSGGSAALVAAGVVPAAHASDGGGSIRVPSACSGLVGLKTSRGRVPLTPLTSESWYGMVVDHAVSRSVRDTALLLDLTHGADPLSPYAAREPKGSFAAAAARDPGKLSLAVYRKSPLGLPISVETIAALDTAVALAREGGHTVEEIDLPYIGRDFMADFCKSVASAVAGMMRAEALRVGRSVTGDVERATRVLGRLGEMLSAGEVYDAVQRLNATARRMIQETARFDAVLMPIIAHPPLACGAMDPKGADELIENLLDKLHLTGLLRIKSIFGQLMDKSLWFTHWPAIHNVSGQPSIALPVHVTAGGLPLGIQAAGRPGDEETLLSLAAQMEKISGWLGRRAPLKAPA, encoded by the coding sequence GCTGGGCTCGTGCACAAGGGAGACATCTCGGCGCAGGAGCTGGTCGACGCCGCGATCGCGCGCGCCGAGGCGACAAGGCTCGACATCAACGCTATCGCCACGCCGCTCTATGACGCGGCCAGGGCGCGGGCGAAGGCGATCGACCGCAAGCTGCCGCTCGCCGGCGTGCCCTTCGCGCTGAAGGATCTCGGCATCGGCATCAAGGGCGTGCCGATCCATGGCGGCAGCCGCATCCCGGCCTTCACGGCGGACTACAACTCGGTGATGGTCGAGCGGTATCTGGCCGCGGGCTTGATCCCGATCGCCACCAGCACCTCGCCCGAGCATGGGCTGCGGCTGATGACGGAATCGGCCCGCTTCGGTATCACACGCAACCCTTGGAATAACGGCCACACCACCGGCGGCTCGTCGGGCGGATCGGCGGCGCTGGTCGCGGCAGGCGTGGTGCCGGCGGCGCATGCTTCCGACGGCGGCGGCTCGATCCGCGTGCCTTCGGCCTGCAGCGGCCTGGTCGGGTTGAAGACCTCGCGCGGCCGCGTGCCGCTGACGCCGCTCACCAGCGAAAGCTGGTACGGAATGGTCGTCGACCACGCCGTCAGCCGCTCGGTGCGCGACACGGCACTTCTGCTCGACCTGACCCATGGCGCCGATCCGCTGTCGCCCTATGCCGCGCGGGAGCCGAAGGGCTCGTTTGCCGCCGCCGCGGCGCGCGATCCCGGCAAGCTCAGCCTCGCCGTCTACCGCAAGTCGCCGCTCGGCCTGCCGATCTCGGTCGAGACGATTGCCGCGCTGGATACGGCTGTGGCGCTGGCGCGCGAGGGTGGACACACAGTGGAAGAGATCGACCTGCCCTATATCGGCCGCGACTTCATGGCCGATTTCTGCAAGAGCGTTGCTTCAGCGGTTGCAGGCATGATGCGGGCCGAGGCGCTGCGTGTCGGCCGATCCGTCACCGGCGACGTCGAGCGGGCGACGCGCGTGCTCGGCCGTCTCGGTGAAATGCTGTCCGCGGGCGAAGTCTATGACGCGGTGCAGCGGCTCAACGCCACCGCGCGGCGGATGATCCAAGAGACCGCGCGCTTCGATGCCGTGCTGATGCCGATCATCGCGCATCCGCCGCTCGCCTGCGGCGCGATGGATCCGAAGGGCGCGGACGAGCTCATCGAAAACCTGCTCGACAAATTGCATCTCACCGGGCTGCTCAGGATCAAATCAATTTTCGGCCAGCTTATGGACAAGAGCCTGTGGTTCACCCACTGGCCGGCGATCCACAATGTCAGCGGCCAGCCATCGATCGCGCTGCCGGTGCATGTCACGGCGGGCGGCCTGCCGCTCGGCATCCAGGCCGCGGGACGGCCGGGCGACGAAGAAACGCTTTTGTCGCTGGCGGCACAGATGGAGAAGATTTCGGGATGGCTCGGGCGGCGCGCGCCGCTCAAGGCGCCGGCCTAG
- the bchE gene encoding magnesium-protoporphyrin IX monomethyl ester anaerobic oxidative cyclase → MNIVLINPPHTAIGSRVPDDHLPPLGLLAIGGPLLDAGHGVRLVDAEFGPMPLAVLVDDALSGGPELVLIGHSGSTSAHPTALRIAEMIKARAPGIVIVYGGVFPTYHWRDVLAATDVFDFIVRGEGEATAAALVEALELRRPVRSVAGIAYRDDLGRPFATPPAVAIADLDACRVGWELIDFSRYSYWGGKRAVVMQFSRGCPHLCNYCGQRGFWTRWRHRDPVRFAREIAWLHREHGVELINLADENPTSSKRAWRAFLDAMIAEDVPVLIVGSTRADDIVRDADILHLYRKAGVIRWLLGMENTDEETLSLIRKGGSTKSDREAIRLLRRHGILSMATWVAGFEDEGFRDLWRGFRQLIAYDPDQIQALYVTPHRWTPFFRIAKDRKVIQRDVRLWDYKHQVLHMTRLKPWMLFFAVKLIELAVQSRPKALARILFHPDPEQRHSMRWYTKMGRRVWFREVWGFLVRDRRVTDGPTLAEFWGAPQDAEEESMVFQRLARKPAPPVIEHEHMPGERRLAG, encoded by the coding sequence ATGAACATCGTGCTGATCAATCCGCCGCATACGGCCATCGGCAGCCGCGTGCCCGACGATCATCTGCCGCCGCTCGGCTTGCTGGCGATCGGCGGTCCGCTGCTCGATGCCGGCCATGGCGTGCGCCTGGTCGACGCCGAGTTCGGACCGATGCCGCTTGCCGTGCTCGTCGATGACGCCCTGAGCGGCGGTCCGGAACTCGTCCTCATCGGCCATTCCGGCTCGACCTCGGCGCATCCGACAGCGCTGCGGATCGCCGAGATGATCAAGGCCCGCGCGCCCGGCATCGTGATCGTCTACGGCGGCGTCTTCCCGACCTATCATTGGCGCGACGTGCTGGCCGCAACGGATGTCTTCGACTTCATCGTGCGCGGCGAGGGCGAGGCGACCGCGGCGGCGCTGGTCGAGGCGCTGGAACTGCGCCGGCCGGTGCGAAGCGTCGCCGGCATCGCCTATCGCGACGATCTCGGCCGTCCTTTCGCCACGCCGCCGGCCGTGGCGATCGCCGATCTCGACGCCTGTCGCGTCGGCTGGGAGCTGATCGATTTCAGCCGCTACAGCTATTGGGGCGGCAAGCGCGCCGTGGTCATGCAATTCTCGCGCGGCTGCCCGCATCTGTGCAACTATTGCGGCCAGCGCGGCTTCTGGACCCGCTGGCGGCATCGCGATCCGGTTCGCTTCGCCAGGGAGATCGCCTGGCTGCACCGCGAGCACGGCGTCGAGCTGATCAACCTCGCTGATGAGAACCCGACCTCCTCCAAGAGAGCCTGGCGCGCCTTTCTCGACGCCATGATCGCGGAAGACGTGCCGGTGCTGATCGTCGGCTCGACGCGCGCCGACGATATCGTGCGCGATGCCGATATTCTGCATCTCTACCGCAAGGCCGGCGTCATCCGCTGGCTGCTCGGCATGGAGAACACCGACGAGGAGACGTTGTCACTGATCCGCAAGGGCGGCAGCACGAAATCCGACCGCGAGGCGATCCGGCTCCTTCGCCGGCACGGCATCCTGTCGATGGCGACCTGGGTCGCCGGCTTCGAGGACGAAGGGTTTCGCGATTTATGGCGCGGCTTCCGTCAGCTCATCGCCTATGACCCGGACCAGATCCAGGCGCTTTATGTGACGCCGCATCGTTGGACGCCGTTCTTCCGCATCGCCAAGGATCGCAAGGTGATACAGCGGGATGTCCGCCTCTGGGATTACAAGCACCAGGTCCTGCATATGACCCGGCTGAAGCCCTGGATGCTGTTCTTCGCCGTCAAGCTGATCGAGCTTGCCGTGCAGTCGCGGCCGAAGGCGCTGGCGCGCATCCTCTTCCACCCCGATCCCGAGCAGCGGCATTCGATGCGCTGGTATACGAAGATGGGCCGTCGCGTCTGGTTCCGCGAGGTCTGGGGCTTTCTGGTCCGCGACCGTCGCGTGACGGACGGCCCGACGCTCGCCGAATTCTGGGGCGCGCCGCAGGACGCCGAGGAGGAATCGATGGTCTTTCAGCGCCTGGCGCGCAAGCCGGCCCCGCCTGTCATCGAACACGAGCACATGCCGGGCGAAAGAAGATTAGCCGGCTGA
- the argB gene encoding acetylglutamate kinase encodes MTDIAATAEMQAALLSRALPYMQRYENKTVVVKYGGHAMGDTELGKAFARDIALLKQSGVNPIVVHGGGPQIGAMLNKMGIESKFEGGLRVTDQKTVEIVEMVLAGSINKEIVALINAEGEWAIGLCGKDGNMVFAEKARKTMIDPDSNIERVLDLGFVGEPVEVDRTLLDLLARSEMIPVLAPVAPGRDGHTYNINADTFAGAIAGACRASRLLFLTDVPGVLDKNKKLIDELTVAEAKALIKDGTVSGGMIPKVETCIEAIERGVEGVVILNGKTPHSVLLELFTEHGAGTLIVP; translated from the coding sequence ATGACGGACATCGCCGCCACCGCCGAAATGCAGGCCGCGCTGCTTTCCAGAGCGCTGCCCTATATGCAGCGCTACGAGAACAAGACGGTGGTGGTGAAGTATGGCGGCCATGCCATGGGCGACACCGAGCTCGGCAAGGCCTTTGCCCGCGACATCGCGCTGCTCAAACAGTCCGGTGTCAATCCGATCGTCGTTCACGGCGGCGGACCGCAGATCGGCGCGATGCTCAACAAGATGGGCATCGAATCCAAATTCGAGGGCGGCCTGCGCGTCACCGACCAGAAGACGGTCGAAATCGTCGAGATGGTGCTGGCCGGCTCGATCAACAAGGAGATCGTGGCGCTGATCAACGCCGAAGGCGAATGGGCGATCGGGCTCTGCGGCAAGGACGGCAACATGGTGTTCGCCGAAAAGGCGCGCAAGACCATGATCGACCCGGACTCCAACATCGAGCGGGTGCTGGATCTCGGTTTCGTCGGCGAGCCGGTCGAGGTCGACCGCACGCTGCTCGACCTTTTGGCACGCTCGGAGATGATTCCGGTGCTGGCGCCGGTGGCGCCCGGCCGCGACGGCCATACCTACAACATCAACGCCGACACTTTCGCGGGCGCTATCGCGGGCGCCTGCCGCGCCTCGCGCCTCCTGTTCCTCACCGACGTGCCCGGCGTGCTCGACAAGAACAAGAAGCTGATCGACGAGCTGACGGTTGCCGAGGCCAAGGCGCTGATCAAGGACGGCACCGTCTCGGGCGGCATGATCCCGAAGGTCGAGACCTGCATCGAGGCGATCGAGCGCGGCGTCGAGGGCGTCGTCATCCTCAACGGCAAGACGCCACATTCGGTGCTGCTCGAGCTCTTCACCGAGCATGGCGCCGGCACGCTGATCGTTCCTTGA